In the genome of Telluria beijingensis, one region contains:
- the fliD gene encoding flagellar filament capping protein FliD — MATVITAPTFDPVLTANDLADKYTLARQQILTANKAAANATEKGLSDLSSAISAFQASLASLTGLNKTMYAQSAVFGDTAMGSASASATAAAGTYSFFVKQLAAASQVAYAGLGNATGVSGKLNVNMGGAPGFEVDLGASPRNLTPRELAAAINSAEGNAGKVVASVVNTGNGNSELVLTAKDTGLASKITIDASGLQGSIGADSLADKLGNANLRTLVAAADAEIHVGGEGGTAITQASNTFTAIDGVKMTFTKAHASGAAPVTLTVGPDDKATTANVQAFVDAFNKLRTVLDKLTDGGDPATKADDGAFARDGGVRALNDRLTALLRPGSGESLASYGIIANRKGTLEVDSDRLLAQLARNPNGLDAVIGAASASTPTGVAGELDKYLKSWSNTVDGQIKQRRDQNGSLQSRLVDRQATLDQQHKAAYDRYLRQYTELQTMQGMMNYNVTLFDALFGNDKN; from the coding sequence ATGGCAACTGTAATCACCGCCCCTACCTTCGATCCGGTCCTGACCGCGAACGACCTGGCCGACAAATACACGCTGGCGCGCCAGCAGATCCTGACGGCCAACAAGGCGGCCGCCAACGCCACCGAGAAAGGCTTGTCCGACCTGAGTTCGGCGATCTCCGCCTTCCAGGCCAGCCTGGCCTCGCTCACCGGCCTGAACAAGACCATGTACGCGCAGTCGGCGGTCTTCGGCGACACCGCCATGGGCAGCGCCAGCGCCAGCGCCACCGCGGCGGCCGGCACCTATTCCTTCTTCGTCAAGCAGCTGGCCGCGGCCAGCCAGGTGGCATATGCCGGCCTCGGCAACGCCACCGGCGTCAGCGGCAAGCTGAACGTCAATATGGGCGGCGCCCCCGGCTTCGAGGTCGACCTCGGCGCCAGCCCGCGCAACCTGACCCCGCGCGAGCTGGCGGCCGCCATCAACAGCGCCGAAGGCAATGCCGGCAAGGTCGTGGCCTCGGTGGTCAATACCGGCAACGGCAACTCGGAACTGGTGCTGACCGCCAAGGACACCGGCCTGGCCTCGAAGATCACCATCGACGCCAGCGGCCTGCAGGGCAGCATCGGCGCCGATTCGCTGGCGGACAAGCTGGGCAACGCCAACCTGCGCACCCTGGTCGCGGCGGCGGACGCCGAGATCCACGTCGGCGGCGAAGGCGGCACCGCGATCACCCAGGCCAGCAATACCTTCACCGCCATCGACGGCGTCAAGATGACCTTCACCAAGGCGCACGCCAGCGGCGCGGCGCCGGTCACGCTGACCGTGGGCCCGGACGACAAGGCCACCACCGCCAATGTGCAGGCCTTCGTGGATGCCTTCAACAAGCTCAGGACCGTCCTCGACAAGCTGACCGATGGCGGCGACCCTGCTACCAAGGCCGACGACGGCGCCTTCGCCAGGGACGGCGGCGTGCGCGCGCTCAACGACCGCCTGACCGCCCTGCTGCGCCCGGGCAGCGGCGAATCGCTGGCCAGCTACGGCATCATCGCCAACCGCAAGGGCACGCTCGAGGTGGACAGCGACCGCCTGCTGGCCCAGCTGGCGCGCAACCCGAACGGCCTGGACGCGGTGATCGGCGCGGCCTCGGCCAGCACCCCGACCGGCGTCGCCGGCGAACTCGACAAATACCTGAAATCCTGGAGCAACACCGTCGACGGCCAGATCAAGCAGCGCCGCGACCAGAACGGCAGCCTGCAATCGCGGCTGGTGGACCGCCAGGCCACGCTCGACCAGCAGCACAAGGCCGCCTACGACCGCTACCTGCGCCAGTACACGGAGCTGCAGACCATGCAAGGCATGATGAACTACAACGTGACCCTGTTCGACGCCCTGTTCGGCAACGACAAAAATTAA
- a CDS encoding flagellar export protein FliJ gives MKRENTIRSLDTLVQLRTTQVDRLQADLASQEATRVRYQVNLERLALLAEGSGASGAKLALNPALALNCGAYKQGVMALADSHRTDLALHEANMAVAQGRLKDAWVRRELLGKVLVREQDALAVEQERATRKREDDIATQSWMAGKPGGSAAA, from the coding sequence ATGAAGCGTGAAAACACCATCCGCAGCCTGGACACGCTGGTGCAGCTGCGCACCACGCAGGTCGACCGCCTGCAGGCCGACCTGGCCAGCCAGGAAGCGACCCGGGTGCGCTACCAGGTCAACCTCGAGCGCCTGGCGTTGCTGGCCGAAGGCAGCGGAGCCTCGGGCGCCAAGCTGGCGCTGAACCCGGCGCTGGCCCTGAACTGCGGCGCCTACAAGCAGGGCGTGATGGCGCTGGCCGACAGCCACCGCACCGACCTGGCGCTGCACGAAGCGAATATGGCGGTGGCCCAGGGCCGCCTGAAGGATGCCTGGGTGCGGCGCGAGCTGCTGGGCAAGGTGCTGGTGCGCGAGCAGGATGCGCTGGCAGTCGAACAGGAACGCGCCACCAGAAAGCGCGAGGACGATATCGCCACCCAATCGTGGATGGCCGGAAAACCGGGCGGCTCGGCCGCGGCATGA